One Nicotiana sylvestris chromosome 12, ASM39365v2, whole genome shotgun sequence genomic window carries:
- the LOC104216989 gene encoding uncharacterized protein isoform X2: protein MLLCRFEDVVFLRTKESAEATNAMQSRTGLIETIILEVRDREKIGDAFAKSNALCCTPKLAQEKFCTVGEVMIQHNQDNPLWPLRIQTFFEGKNQEANMLPATVEINSTGMYYLYFMFCDPALKGTIIRGRTVWKNPDGYLPGRMVPLMTFYGLASLAYLVLGFFWFLKFVQFWKDVIQLHYQITAVIALGMSEMALWYFEYANLSATGSRPMVITIWAVTMTAVKKTLSRALLLVVSMGYGVVRPTLGGVTSKVYLLCLMYFIATEALELVEHLGSINDFSRKTKIYLVLPVVFLDASVILWIFSSLSKTLEKLQMRKSMAKLDLYRKFTNSLAIFVLLSIAWVGYELYFNASDPLSELWRISWIIPAFWSLLAFSLLVVICILWAPSSNPTRYAYAGETEDDYDEEAISLTSGVRIMTGVRVIGDSGTTLERKEKKGSALTELVSDKREDPEEDKRE from the exons ATGCTG CTTTGCAGATTTGAAGATGTTGTTTTTTTGAGGACAAAGGAGTCTGCTGAAGCAACAAATGCGATGCAGAGTCGAACTGGTTTGATTGAAACTATCATTCTTGAGGTCAGAGACAGAGAAAAGATTGGAGATGCTTTTGCAAAGTCTAATGCACTGTGTTGTACTCCAAAACTTGCTCAAGAGAAGTTCTGCACCGTAGGAGAGGTTATGATTCAGCACAACCAAGACAACCCACTGTGGCCACTACGTATTCAGacattttttgaaggaaagaatCAGGAAGCAAATATGCTTCCCGCAACAGTTGAAATTAACAGTACAGGGATGTACTATCTTTATTTCATGTTTTGTGACCCAGCACTTAAGGGAACAATAATCAGAGGCAGGACGGTATGGAAAAATCCAGATGGCTACTTACCAGGGAGAATGGTACCATTGATGACTTTCTACGGACTTGCTTCTTTAGCCTATCTTGTGCTTGGTTTTTTCTGGTTCCTGAAGTTTGTCCAGTTTTGGAAGGATGTTATACAGCTACATTATCAGATTACTGCTGTTATTGCCCTTGGCATGTCTGAGATGGCGCTCTGGTATTTTGAATATGCAAATCTTAGTGCCACAGGAAGCAGACCTATGGTAATTACGATATGGGCAGTCACAATGACTGCTGTAAAGAAGACGTTGTCTCGTGCGCTTCTTTTAGTCGTTTCAATGGGTTATGGTGTTGTCCGGCCTACGCTTGGTGGTGTAACCTCAAAAGTGTATCTTTTATGCCTAATGTATTTTATTGCCACTGAGGCACTTGAACTTGTGGAGCATTTGGGCAGCATCAATGACTTCTCAAGGAAAACCAAGATATATCTGGTGCTGCCTGTTGTTTTCTTGGATGCATCAGTTATTTTGTGGATATTCTCATCATTATCCAAGACATTGGAAAAATTGCAG ATGCGGAAAAGCATGGCAAAACTTGATCTTTATAGAAAGTTTACCAATTCCCTTGCAATTTTTGTGCTGCTTTCCATTGCTTGGGTTGGCTATGAG CTGTACTTCAATGCAAGCGACCCGTTAAGTGAGCTATGGCGAATTTCCTGGATTATTCCAGCTTTTTGGAGTTTGCTTGCCTTTTCATTGTTGGTAGTAATATGTATTCTCTGGGCTCCTTCAAGTAATCCAACCAG ATATGCATATGCTGGGGAAACCGAAGATGATTACGATGAGGAAGCTATCTCTCTCACGAGCGGAGTGAGGATAATGACCGGAGTGAGGGTAATTGGTGACTCAGGGACCACGcttgaaaggaaagaaaagaaagggtcTGCTTTGACGGAGCTTGTGAGTGACAAAAGAGAAGATCCTGAGGAGGATAAGCGCGAGTAG
- the LOC104216989 gene encoding uncharacterized protein isoform X1 — MKHGTSELWIIFLILLFYTFNLISNVSASIHEYKDEQFIPKSNAFFFHGGTEGLYASKSSSNASPDKPLEGKSFIRFEDVVFLRTKESAEATNAMQSRTGLIETIILEVRDREKIGDAFAKSNALCCTPKLAQEKFCTVGEVMIQHNQDNPLWPLRIQTFFEGKNQEANMLPATVEINSTGMYYLYFMFCDPALKGTIIRGRTVWKNPDGYLPGRMVPLMTFYGLASLAYLVLGFFWFLKFVQFWKDVIQLHYQITAVIALGMSEMALWYFEYANLSATGSRPMVITIWAVTMTAVKKTLSRALLLVVSMGYGVVRPTLGGVTSKVYLLCLMYFIATEALELVEHLGSINDFSRKTKIYLVLPVVFLDASVILWIFSSLSKTLEKLQMRKSMAKLDLYRKFTNSLAIFVLLSIAWVGYELYFNASDPLSELWRISWIIPAFWSLLAFSLLVVICILWAPSSNPTRYAYAGETEDDYDEEAISLTSGVRIMTGVRVIGDSGTTLERKEKKGSALTELVSDKREDPEEDKRE, encoded by the exons ATGAAACACGGCACTTCCGAGTTATGGATAATCTTTCTAATTCTACTCTTCTATACATTCAACTTAATCAGTAACGTATCAGCTTCAATTCACGAGTACAAAGACGAGCAATTTATTCCAAAATCCAATGCTTTCTTCTTCCATGGTGGAACTGAGGGTCTCTATGCGTCCAAATCATCATCGAATGCTTCCCCGGATAAACCACTTGAAGGAAAATCCTTCATCAG ATTTGAAGATGTTGTTTTTTTGAGGACAAAGGAGTCTGCTGAAGCAACAAATGCGATGCAGAGTCGAACTGGTTTGATTGAAACTATCATTCTTGAGGTCAGAGACAGAGAAAAGATTGGAGATGCTTTTGCAAAGTCTAATGCACTGTGTTGTACTCCAAAACTTGCTCAAGAGAAGTTCTGCACCGTAGGAGAGGTTATGATTCAGCACAACCAAGACAACCCACTGTGGCCACTACGTATTCAGacattttttgaaggaaagaatCAGGAAGCAAATATGCTTCCCGCAACAGTTGAAATTAACAGTACAGGGATGTACTATCTTTATTTCATGTTTTGTGACCCAGCACTTAAGGGAACAATAATCAGAGGCAGGACGGTATGGAAAAATCCAGATGGCTACTTACCAGGGAGAATGGTACCATTGATGACTTTCTACGGACTTGCTTCTTTAGCCTATCTTGTGCTTGGTTTTTTCTGGTTCCTGAAGTTTGTCCAGTTTTGGAAGGATGTTATACAGCTACATTATCAGATTACTGCTGTTATTGCCCTTGGCATGTCTGAGATGGCGCTCTGGTATTTTGAATATGCAAATCTTAGTGCCACAGGAAGCAGACCTATGGTAATTACGATATGGGCAGTCACAATGACTGCTGTAAAGAAGACGTTGTCTCGTGCGCTTCTTTTAGTCGTTTCAATGGGTTATGGTGTTGTCCGGCCTACGCTTGGTGGTGTAACCTCAAAAGTGTATCTTTTATGCCTAATGTATTTTATTGCCACTGAGGCACTTGAACTTGTGGAGCATTTGGGCAGCATCAATGACTTCTCAAGGAAAACCAAGATATATCTGGTGCTGCCTGTTGTTTTCTTGGATGCATCAGTTATTTTGTGGATATTCTCATCATTATCCAAGACATTGGAAAAATTGCAG ATGCGGAAAAGCATGGCAAAACTTGATCTTTATAGAAAGTTTACCAATTCCCTTGCAATTTTTGTGCTGCTTTCCATTGCTTGGGTTGGCTATGAG CTGTACTTCAATGCAAGCGACCCGTTAAGTGAGCTATGGCGAATTTCCTGGATTATTCCAGCTTTTTGGAGTTTGCTTGCCTTTTCATTGTTGGTAGTAATATGTATTCTCTGGGCTCCTTCAAGTAATCCAACCAG ATATGCATATGCTGGGGAAACCGAAGATGATTACGATGAGGAAGCTATCTCTCTCACGAGCGGAGTGAGGATAATGACCGGAGTGAGGGTAATTGGTGACTCAGGGACCACGcttgaaaggaaagaaaagaaagggtcTGCTTTGACGGAGCTTGTGAGTGACAAAAGAGAAGATCCTGAGGAGGATAAGCGCGAGTAG